A part of Candidatus Bathyarchaeia archaeon genomic DNA contains:
- a CDS encoding SRPBCC family protein — protein MQKEKIQHKDDMTVTLPSDKEVLITRTLHAPRKLVFQAMTEPRHLKQWLGPRAMKMIVADADLREGGAWRFVHRAPDGTDHAFSGVIREYRPPERVVRTNNYENIPGAESLETMTLADDGSTTRVTIRVLFKNREQRDGYVASGAEGGMRESYQRLDEHLAKT, from the coding sequence CGACATGACCGTAACGCTCCCTTCCGACAAGGAAGTGCTCATCACCCGCACCCTCCACGCACCCCGCAAACTCGTCTTCCAAGCCATGACCGAACCACGCCATCTCAAACAGTGGCTAGGCCCACGCGCTATGAAGATGATTGTCGCCGACGCTGACCTGCGCGAAGGCGGCGCGTGGCGCTTCGTACACCGCGCCCCAGACGGCACAGACCACGCCTTCAGCGGGGTAATCCGCGAGTACCGGCCACCAGAACGAGTCGTCCGCACAAATAACTACGAGAACATTCCCGGCGCAGAATCGCTCGAGACAATGACGCTAGCTGATGATGGCTCGACGACGAGGGTGACCATTCGCGTGCTCTTCAAGAACCGCGAACAACGCGACGGTTATGTCGCCTCAGGAGCCGAAGGAGGCATGCGGGAATCCTACCAGCGCCTCGACGAGCACCTGGCCAAAACCTAG